In the Gemmatimonadota bacterium genome, one interval contains:
- a CDS encoding UDP-N-acetyl-D-glucosamine dehydrogenase: MERFADHTAVVAVMGLGYVGLPLAVAFARAGFRVLGFDISPDVIRAVREGRSHVADVASPILAALVGEGLLTATDDDCALAQADAISICVPTPLSKTRDPDVSYVVAATEAVARTLRRG, encoded by the coding sequence TTGGAACGCTTCGCCGATCACACCGCCGTAGTCGCGGTCATGGGGCTGGGCTACGTGGGCCTGCCGCTCGCAGTCGCCTTCGCCAGGGCCGGCTTCCGTGTGCTGGGCTTCGACATCTCGCCCGACGTCATCCGCGCAGTGCGTGAGGGCCGGAGCCATGTGGCCGATGTCGCATCCCCTATCCTCGCCGCCCTGGTAGGCGAGGGACTGCTGACCGCGACCGACGATGACTGCGCTCTCGCCCAGGCCGACGCCATCTCGATTTGCGTGCCCACGCCCTTGTCCAAGACGCGCGATCCGGACGTGAGCTACGTGGTGGCGGCTACGGAGGCGGTAGCGCGGACGTTGAGGCGGGGGC